The Candidatus Palauibacter polyketidifaciens nucleotide sequence TTCGGCTCCGATGTTTCGTTCTGGCAGTTCGACCCGGGCGATACGAGCAGTGGGTTCAGCGTCTCGGCTTCCTGGAACCTCTTCGACGGTTTCGGCCGCGAACGCCAGAACGCCCAGGCGTCGGCCGCCAAGCGACGGGCCGAGGAAGATTATCGGCGGTTGCGGTTGGAGATCGAACGCGATGTCAGGCGCTTCGGTACCGAGATCGAAGAGCTTGCTCAGACGCTGGGGTTACTGGAGCAGGCGTATGAGATATCGAGAGAGCGTCTCGATATGGAGCAGGAACGCTATCGGCTTGGCACCACGAGCTATCTTGAGCTTCAAAACGCGGTCACCGCGTTGCAGAACGCCGAGACCTCGCTGATCCAGAACCGGTACGACTACCAGATCGCCTGGTCGAATCTGGCCGAATACGTCGACGGCGGGCCCGGCGGCCGATGACGAACCCCCGCCGCATTCGAGTCGGCTGACCGTGGCGCTTCCCGACGTTTCGCTTCGGCGGCCGGTGGCGACGGCGATGCTCTATGTGGGCATCGCCGTGCTGGGCGTGGTGTCGTTCCTCCGGCTGCCCATCGATCTCCTGCCGGATGTCGCCTTCCCGACGCTCTCCGTGTGGACGACGTACTCGGATGCGGGGCCCGCGGAGGTCGAGCGCTTCATCACGGAACCGATCGAACAACAGTTGTACTCGATCCC carries:
- a CDS encoding efflux RND transporter permease subunit → MALPDVSLRRPVATAMLYVGIAVLGVVSFLRLPIDLLPDVAFPTLSVWTTYSDAGPAEVERFITEPIEQQLYSIP